The genomic window AGCGAGCTGGAAATCTGACCATGTCATATCAACAGTAGCACTGACACAGCTTGTGCTTGTGAGagtacagagacagacagaaaggcacacacagagataaacaCAAATCAAGTGGTCTCTTCAGGATGTACTCTCTTGTCCCCGCTGAGTTTTCTATGCAAAATACACCAAACAATCACCACACACATGACTCGCATGCCAAAGTAGGATGACTTAAGACTAACCATTTTACCCTAAAGCCCTATTCCATGTGTATTACTTTGGCTCAATCCATGACTGGGAATAGCTTAGTATGCTTGCTTCACGTGTAATTAAAGATTTTAAGAATCCTGAGAACCTGATTCTTATTGTCTGACATATATGTGTACCTATATTtatatctgtttgttttttttaataaaaccaaaaattGTGCCTCTCATTCACCCATTTTAAAGACTGAAAGGATGGCAGCCACAATAAGTATCTGTAAGCTGCCTGAGACTGGCTTTAGTTGCTCATCCCTTTCCATAAATCCCCACAGGGAGTGATCTCGCCACATGCTCTTCTTCACTACCCACAGTGTGTGCCAACGGGGAAACTGCCCAGCACCATGTTATGGTCTGGAACCGCATATAAAACAGTGTCAAAGAAGGTAACGTCGGGTTTACATAAAAGCTGAAGCTCAGCAAATTATATTATGAAAACAACACGCaggcaaaagaacaaaaataagcGTTGTGGTAATGTATTTTCCAGCTGTTCCGCTCCCTCCTCATGACAATCACACTAAAACGCCCTCCTTACCGACGTGTTATGTATGTGTGAGCGTGGGAGGGGGGGAAAACATGGCGAACGCTGCCACCTAGCGTCCAACCCGTAAACACGGTTCTGACCAAACCATATAACCTAAACACAATACAcgcctttaaaaaaatctatctatctatctatctatctatctatctatctatctatctatctatctatctatctatctatctatctatctatctatctatctatctatctatctatctatctatctatgaagtCAGTCGTTAGCACGGGCATCGCTCTGCCACAGCTCGGATAAACTGAGCTTACCAGTAAAAAGTCACTCGACACTTGCTACATTGCAGGCGGGCTTCTCTTTGGCAAAGCTCGCAGAACTTTTCCGCTCCTTTGGGCAAGGCAAGAGGAATGATCGCGGACGCTTGAGATTCAGCTTCCATTATTGCTACGAAGCTTGTTTATGAGTCGATATGAGCTTAATTTTGCAACATAAAAAGCAGCTTTTAAGCTATTAGCTTCCAAAGCTAGTACCAGTTAGGGTTCCCTGTTTAGTTTATGGTTGACATGGCAACAGCCTCAGCAGTTTCCCTCCCTGATGTAAAGCTGGTTTGAAAACATAAAAGAGACTTAAAGCTTTGTGGTTTTGTCTGATATTtattaagaatatatatatatatatatatatatatatatatatatatatatatatatatatatatatatatatatatatatatacacacataaaaaaatattaggGGAATaggcaaattaaaataaattcaaatgccTCTTAATAAGGCCAGTGTCACTTACTTATGGATTACTTTATGTGGTTAGCACATGACAGTGAACAGTAAGTGAATAACAAAATACTATTTGCAGTGAAAATGTCTCAAAATAGGCAAGCattaaaccttttaaaagttttttttcctctcagcaTACATgtctatacaaataaaaacagcaacattttaagAAACATAACATAGGCACGTGCCTCTTTCCAACAATAGGTGGGGTTGACATTGTGTTCCTTTTTTTAGATCACTACTTCTTGCGCAGATGGATGTATAAGACGCCGCTACACAGCAACAATGGGACACACACCCAAGCCAGGATGAAGCAGTAGCCAAAGTGTCCTgtcagctttttttcaaggattTCCTTGTTGTGTATTGCGTAGATGAGCGCTGCAGAAAAGGCTGTCAGGCctaaaacacatacacaaaaaaaacatacacacaataataattgGTTAATGGGTCAGATAGTAGAAACGTTTGTAGTGTTAGTACCTACTAATTAGGTCACATAAAGTATAGTGGGAGCAACAACAGCATATACTTTGGATGACCAACACAGATCCATGCCATTCATATTTTATCAGGAGTAGCGGTTACTGCCTCaaagaagacatttaaaaacagaggtGATCTCAAATATTTCAGgtgacatgtttaaaaaaaataaatgcacatatTGTAAGTgacagaggagagggaggtctggggaTCTCTGCTTAGACTCCCACCCCTGCTTTCCAGATAAGTGTCATAAAATAGATGGATATATTATTaccattaatattattattttaatagtaTAAGTCATatgattacaaaaaaacaaacttcagcaTTAATCTACCTGATACCTTTCCACAAGTTAGTTATTGTAATAGGCTTGAGTAGCATAATAATAAGCACTCTTTAATTTGTCATAGTTTTCAAATGCCCTGATCACACAGTGGCACTATATTTTGCAAGCTACTTCACTCCACTGTTACCTGCAAAGATTTGACACAATCCGGTGAAGTAGAAGAGACCGCCCCTAGACATGGTGAACAGCAGACCCAGGAACACCAGGAAGGAGACCGATGAGAAGACCACTGAGAGAACCATTAAGACCTGCACTGCCTGGAGCCATTCTGAAGAAGTAAACCATTCCCTGAGTCACATTTTTACCTTCGATGGAGAGCTATTTCATTTTACAGCAATATACAATCTGGAACAAAAACTTACGAGTTTCAGTGTTGGGTGAACACAGCCAGCTTTCTGTGGAGTTGTCATACCTGCAGCTGTGCCATAGGTCTGAGGTTTCCATCCCTTCCCACACCCACCAAGACTTAAAAAAGAGATCAGACATTACACACAGAGTCAGCTATTTCACACATACgaaaaataaacactcaccaCTTCCTAAAGTTGACTGTTACCTTCTCCATGGTTGCAATAATCAGGATTGCCAGAGTGATGAGATGCAGCAGGGTGACAAACATCAGCAGGTACGGCATTTTTAATTACCTGCCAAAATCAAACGCAACATTTTTTTAGGTTTCCTGAGCCATTGGCATCCGGCGCAGTAAAGGAAATTGTGTGTGAagcttttaatgtgtttgttggTTCCACAGTGAAAGCCAGTGTTGGGCACCTTTCCTGTTTTTGAAACTTTAAATGGAAAAATCTGAGGAGCTGAAcagagttttctctgtattacatAAGACCACAGAGAAGTGATTTCTAAAACTTCTCTTTGACtgggcatgtgtgtgtttacagcctACTACAGCAAAATAACCTGTGTGGACCCAGTGAAATCTAAATGGCGCCAAAATAATTACTCAGttaacctctctgctcctctgaaGGTTTCTTTCATCATGAAAGGGTTAATGGTCTGTAATTAATCCACATTTAAACGCGGATTGAATCCAATTCTACTTGTAAACTTGGAGTAAATCAgtctgaggggaaaaaagatttgACATTGTACTTTAGTGTACCAAACTGCTAAACTGGCTGTCATAGCAGCTAATAGTTTAGAGTTCTTTTAATTTCATAATAAATAGAAATTCAAGGAGACaaaaagcagaggaggaggaagaaggaggcttacaggaaaagaagaaacaggaaaaattgCCTGTAAAGATCTTTATCTGAAGGAAAGGACAATTTGGAGGGGCGGTGGAGTCACGATTACTCTCAAATTATGTCATTACGCTTGAGTTCACCCATCGCATTCAAGTGCAAAGAAATAATCAACTGAAAACGATCATTTTTGTGCGAGAAAACTTAAATACAGGCATTACAGTAACACAGCATGTGATACAATCACTGCCTTTAGCCAGGCTGATAACTGACGTGGTCTACAAATTGTTAAATGTGATGAAATGTTATGTTGTTTGTACCTTGTTAAATTACATGATTTAACAAGATATTTAGAGAAGTTGCATCAAAATTCAAAGAAAGCTCTACTCACCCTGGATGAGGCTTATTCACTTGAACTAGATCTCAGCAGCTTAGCAGCAGCTTCCCCGCTCTACACTATAGTAGCCCCTCTTGGTGGTCCACTCTTTTCTCGCTTAGCCACACCCCCTTTATTTTGGTCACTTACTCCCAAAGTTTCCAGGGTGAACGCCTATTTCCTCTCTTCAGCACAGAGCTCCCTTTTGCCCTGACTCGTCACCATCCAAAAAAAGTCTCAAGTGAGACCCGCCTATATGCAGTGGAGACACATAAAACCACATGAAAAGATTTTTTCAGTAAACAGACCACTTAAAGTGCTCTCCGGTGTACGTGCTGCCCTACCTCACTCATTCATGTTGGTGTagacatgaaaaataaacactcaGCTGCAACATAGCCAGTAGAGACTGCGCTTGTCGCACATAGAAAACGTGGGCGCGATAAAACAAATGGCATAGACTGTTCAGGCACTTATATTAATATGAAAAGACTGTTTAGAGcaagggtgtcaaacataaggccacGGGAGCCAAAACTGACTCCAATCCAGCCCACGGCATGAgtctggaaaatgtgaaggaaggGATCAGTTTTGAACTTTAAACTATATTTTCTTAAGTTTGACATCTTTTTCTACATTCATACTACACAAAAGTAATAGAAAAACAATTAAGTGTGACAGAATAAGTTTTTAGACATTCGAATCTAGTTTTTAAGTAAGGATGTCTCTGAGTGATTAATGttttacaaacattttaattttgcacacatATATGATAGCCTGTGGTATATAACCACATAACTATTCAGTacatttttaaagccataaaacacaaaacagccaACAAAACAGAGACTGTTCAGCTTCAAAGAAAAAGTAGTGCCTCAGCCCATCAGCCAACACTTTTCAAAAGgtgacatttttaatttgaaggCAAGTGGTGTCCCTCTCCAAAGTTTCACAGGGAGAGAGCAGAGTTGTTGCAGAGTGTTTGTAGACAAGTTATCGTCTTCTGTGCAAAATTTGGGCGACTGCAGCAATCTGCTAGCGACCAAAGTAATGTCAAGGAGATTTTACGGATACCTCTTTGTGACCAATTTCAACTTGCAACTGCCCTCTGGTAACCATTGTCAGCCAGGCTGGGCATATAGACTTATCCATCGCCTGGGTGAGTGGGGCCTTATTAATTTACCGTGGGGCTCAGGTGGGAGAGCGGGTTGTCTCCCAATTGTAATGGCAGTGGATCTGACTGTGACCCAGTCCAGATGTTGATAAGTAGGGCCAGGTGTTGCctatcaaatgcacttgatttaaGAGATCCATGAACAACTATGATAGCTCTATAAAAGCTGAAGTTCTGGCAGCATTTAGCTGCATGCACACgatgttaacacaatgccacaataTTCTCAGGAGTGGACATTCCAGCAAAATTCACGCCAAGGTCAAACCATGCAATGCTTAGGGAAATTCCacaaaacccaagagctacatctgaaactctacaagttcatgacagcacaattagaaaaagactgaacaagtatggcggTTTGTTTGGAAGTTTAAAAGCGCTGCCAAGAGAAAAgtttcttctctctaaaaaaccctaaaacaaaacatagcaACACAGGATTGAAAGGTTGCACCTAAACAAATTCCAGCATTTCCCCAGGCCTGCAGTTTGTGGAAGTTATAACAAAGACCTATTTTCCCCAACAGATTTGTATAAATTTGgagtaaaataaatttttactGCTGCAGGAAAGTCTGGAGGGTTGCTGGCCTAACAATGGCTTTTAGAGCTGTCCTCGGGGC from Astatotilapia calliptera chromosome 20, fAstCal1.2, whole genome shotgun sequence includes these protein-coding regions:
- the emp3b gene encoding epithelial membrane protein 3b (MAM blood group), with the protein product MPYLLMFVTLLHLITLAILIIATMEKSWWVWEGMETSDLWHSCRYDNSTESWLCSPNTETQWLQAVQVLMVLSVVFSSVSFLVFLGLLFTMSRGGLFYFTGLCQIFAGLTAFSAALIYAIHNKEILEKKLTGHFGYCFILAWVCVPLLLCSGVLYIHLRKK